In Coregonus clupeaformis isolate EN_2021a chromosome 15, ASM2061545v1, whole genome shotgun sequence, one genomic interval encodes:
- the LOC121582649 gene encoding betaine--homocysteine S-methyltransferase 1-like: MIMAPAGAKRNILERLDAGEIVIGDGGFVFALEKRGYVKAGPWTPEAAAEHPEAVRQLHREFLRAGSNVMQTFTFYASDDKLENRGNAQRFTGAQINEAACDLAREVANEGDAMVAGGVSQTPSYLSCKSEAEVKGIFKRQLNVFVKKNVDFMIAEYFEHVEEAEWAVQVLKTSGKPVCASLCIGPDGDLNGVSPGDCAVRLVKAGANIVGINCHFDPMTCVKTVKMMKEGVERAGLKAHYMVQPLAYHTPDCNCQGFIDLPEFPFGLEPRILTRWDMHKYAREAFNVGIRFIGGCCGFEPYHIRAVAEELATERGYLPTASDKHGNWGAGLEMHTKPWVRARARRDYWEKLKPASGRPKCPSMSTPDSWGVTKGHADLMQHKEATSQDELKPLFEKAKASH; encoded by the exons ATGATCATGGCACCCGCTGGAGCTAAGAGG AACATTCTGGAGCGCCTGGATGCAGGCGAGATTGTCATCGGGGATGGAGGCTTCGTCTTCGCGCTGGAGAAGAGGGGATACGTGAAGGCAGGTCCCTGGACTCCTGAGGCCGCCGCAGAGCATCCTGAGGCTG TTCGACAGCTGCACCGTGAATTCCTGCGGGCGGGATCAAATGTCATGCAGACCTTCACCTTCTACGCCAGCGACGATAAGCTGGAGAACAGGGGTAATGCTCAGCGCTTCACA GGTGCGCAAATCAACGAGGCTGCCTGTGACCTGGCCAGAGAGGTGGCCAATGAGGGCGACGCGATGGTGGCAGGCGGGGTCTCCCAGACCCCCTCTTACCTGAGCTGCAAGAGTGAGGCCGAGGTCAAGGGTATCTTCAAGAGGCAGCTCAATGTCTTCGTCAAGAAGAACGTGGATTTCATGATTGCAGAG taCTTTGAGCATGTGGAGGAGGCAGAGTGGGCCGTGCAGGTGCTGAAAACCTCAGGGAAGCCAGTATGTGCCTCCCTGTGTATCGGCCCTGATGGAGACCTCAACGGCGTCAGCCCTGGGGATTGTGCTGTCAGGCTGGTCAAAGCTG GAGCCAATATTGTTGGCATCAACTGCCACTTTGACCCCATGACCTGTGTGAAGACTGTGAAGATGATgaaagagggagtggagagggcgGGGCTGAAGGCCCACTACATGGTGCAGCCTCTGGCCTACCACACGCCTGACTGCAACTGCCAGGGATTCATCGACCTGCCAGAATTCCCCttcg GTCTGGAGCCCAGGATTCTGACCAGGTGGGACATGCACAAGTACGCCAGAGAGGCCTTCAACGTTGGCATCCGTTTCATCGGGGGCTGCTGCGGCTTCGAGCCCTACCACATCAGGGCTGTGGCTGAGGAGCTGGCCACAGAGAGAGGCTACCTGCCCACTGCCTCCGACAAGCACGGCAACTGGGGCGCTGGCTTGGAGATGCACACCAAGCCCTGGGTTCGCGCCAG GGCCCGCCGTGACTACTGGGAGAAGCTGAAGCCAGCATCCGGCCGTCCCAAGTGTCCCTCCATGTCCACCCCTGACAGCTGGGGTGTCACCAAGGGCCATGCCGACCTGATGCAGCACAAGGAGGCCACCAGCCAGGATGAGCTCAAGCCCCTGTTTGAGAAGGCAAAGGCCAGCCACTGA